A region of Sugiyamaella lignohabitans strain CBS 10342 chromosome A, complete sequence DNA encodes the following proteins:
- the BUB3 gene encoding Bub3p (Kinetochore checkpoint WD40 repeat protein; localizes to kinetochores during prophase and metaphase, delays anaphase in the presence of unattached kinetochores; forms complexes with Mad1p-Bub1p and with Cdc20p, binds Mad2p and Mad3p; GO_component: GO:0000778 - condensed nuclear chromosome kinetochore [Evidence IPI] [PMID 12221113]; GO_component: GO:0033597 - mitotic checkpoint complex [Evidence IPI] [PMID 10704439]; GO_component: GO:0033597 - mitotic checkpoint complex [Evidence IDA,IPI] [PMID 11726501]; GO_component: GO:0005634 - nucleus [Evidence IEA,IEA]; GO_function: GO:0043130 - ubiquitin binding [Evidence IDA] [PMID 21070969]; GO_process: GO:0007049 - cell cycle [Evidence IEA]; GO_process: GO:0044774 - mitotic DNA integrity checkpoint [Evidence IGI] [PMID 16651657]; GO_process: GO:0007094 - mitotic spindle assembly checkpoint [Evidence TAS] [PMID 9448456]) — protein MATTLANAPADLISKVQFTPAAGSNHLLVSSWDTTLRVYNAGSGPGSGHLLTSVKFQAPLLDCTWEKKGSSPSPIAFAGGLESRVYQVDLETSQKTIIGPDHQAAVKSIVYHEGTQTVISGSWDRSLHQTDPRTDRSISTSLPGKVFSMDSVDNYLVVAMSGREVRIYDIRSIQEPVQIRESSLKYPTRTVRCMPDGMGYVSTSIEGRVAVEFFDPSPQVQAQKYAFKCHRIVDRLAGIDTVTPVNSLSFHPKYGTFFTAGSDSTVCLWDYKAKKRLKQYQPLAHSVMSIDVNFDGTKLAIGTSDDSYKEAPLINGPQPAASSIYIRDLADSECRGRD, from the coding sequence ATGGCTACAACTCTGGCAAACGCGCCTGCGGACCTGATATCAAAAGTCCAGTTCACACCGGCTGCTGGATCCAATCATCTACTAGTTTCATCATGGGACACAACGTTACGTGTTTATAATGCTGGGTCGGGCCCAGGATCAGGGCATCTGCTGACCTCAGTCAAATTTCAGGCCCCACTACTGGATTGCACCTGGGAAAAAAAAGGCTCCAGCCCTTCTCCAATAGCCTTTGCTGGAGGTTTAGAATCCCGTGTATATCAAGTTGATCTGGAAACATCCCAAAAAACCATTATTGGCCCAGATCATCAAGCTGCTGTCAAGTCCATTGTGTACCATGAAGGAACTCAGACTGTGATTTCCGGATCTTGGGATAGATCATTACACCAAACAGATCCCCGTACAGATAGGTCCATCTCAACGTCGCTACCTGGTAAAGTATTTTCTATGGATAGTGTTGATAATTACCTGGTAGTGGCCATGTCGGGTCGTGAGGTGCGAATCTACGACATCCGTAGCATTCAAGAGCCAGTTCAAATTCGTGAAAGTTCCCTGAAATACCCCACACGAACTGTACGATGTATGCCCGACGGAATGGGATACGTAAGTACCTCGATAGAAGGTCGTGTAGCAGTCGAGTTCTTTGACCCATCACCACAAGTACAGGCTCAGAAGTATGCATTCAAGTGTCATCGCATTGTAGACCGACTGGCTGGCATAGACACAGTCACACCAGTCAATTCGCTATCATTTCACCCTAAATACGGCACGTTTTTCACTGCTGGATCGGACTCCACCGTGTGTCTATGGGACTATAAAGCCAAGAAGCGACTCAAGCAATACCAACCATTAGCCCATTCGGTCATGTCCATTGATGTCAACTTTGACGGCACAAAACTAGCCATTGGCACTAGTGACGACTCGTACAAAGAGGCTCCTCTAATTAATGGGCCCCAGCCTGCTGCCTCCTCTATTTATATCCGTGATCTGGCCGACAGTGAGTGTCGCGGTCGCGACTAA
- the ERG5 gene encoding C-22 sterol desaturase (C-22 sterol desaturase; a cytochrome P450 enzyme that catalyzes the formation of the C-22(23) double bond in the sterol side chain in ergosterol biosynthesis; may be a target of azole antifungal drugs; GO_component: GO:0005783 - endoplasmic reticulum [Evidence IDA] [PMID 14562095]; GO_function: GO:0000249 - C-22 sterol desaturase activity [Evidence IDA] [PMID 8543054]; GO_function: GO:0020037 - heme binding [Evidence IEA]; GO_function: GO:0005506 - iron ion binding [Evidence IEA]; GO_function: GO:0046872 - metal ion binding [Evidence IEA]; GO_function: GO:0004497 - monooxygenase activity [Evidence IEA]; GO_function: GO:0016491 - oxidoreductase activity [Evidence IEA]; GO_function: GO:0016705 - oxidoreductase activity, acting on paired donors, with incorporation or reduction of molecular oxygen [Evidence IEA]; GO_process: GO:0006696 - ergosterol biosynthetic process [Evidence IDA] [PMID 8543054]; GO_process: GO:0006696 - ergosterol biosynthetic process [Evidence IMP] [PMID 8635732]; GO_process: GO:0006629 - lipid metabolic process [Evidence IEA]; GO_process: GO:0055114 - oxidation-reduction process [Evidence IEA,IEA]; GO_process: GO:0006694 - steroid biosynthetic process [Evidence IEA]; GO_process: GO:0008202 - steroid metabolic process [Evidence IEA]; GO_process: GO:0016126 - sterol biosynthetic process [Evidence IEA,IEA]): MVSIILKVVGGLVGFLVLLLVREQIVEFQYKSKAKKYGCAPPLTILDRPFGFPSFLKLRKANSEDNIFFWAIDYIESLTDKYREPGVSKDVGLWTTRHQTTFDMNILTVDPENIKSVLATNFKDYSLGIRYQQLLPLLGNGIFTLSGEGWKHSRAMLRPQFSRDQVSQLESLQDHVGTLIDIFKTKSRGGNFFDAQVHFHELTMDTATEFLFGESVDSLHDSQRRVQGPTRLVSASEFASAFQYCLAKLSLRTHCGPLYFLIDSFEFRKRISICHNFVDYFVYKALERPQTTEKDSEGYVFIHELAKETRDPLVIRQQCLNILLAGRDTTASLLSFLTYYLARDKRVWNKLREAVLAEFGETPDSLSFESLKRCTYLNHVINEMLRLHAIVPLNFRTAIVDTVLPRGGGPDQSKPIFVPKGTKVVYSIFVTQRMKALWGEDAAEFRPERWAEGTTHTWDYLPFNGGPRICLGQQFALTEIGFTTVRICQEFKDIIFTGSPSYHKLPQSTGLTISVANGVNVSFVPVDEK; the protein is encoded by the coding sequence ATGGtatcaataatattaaagGTGGTCGGTGGCCTTGTTGGCTTTCTTGTTTTACTACTTGTAAGAGAACAGATTGTTGAATTTCAATACAAGAGTAAAGCTAAGAAGTACGGATGTGCACCTCCACTTACTATCCTGGATAGGCCATTCGGCTTTCCCTCGTTTCTCAAGCTTAGAAAGGCAAATTCCGAAGACAATATCTTTTTCTGGGCAATTGATTACATCGAGTCTCTTACTGATAAGTATCGCGAGCCAGGAGTTAGTAAAGATGTCGGACTATGGACCACACGTCACCAAACAACTTTCGATATGAATATTCTTACTGTCGATCCAGAGAATATCAAGTCGGTTTTGGCGACAAACTTCAAGGACTATTCCTTGGGAATTCGTTACCAACAATTACTTCCTCTTCTTGGAAATGGTATTTTCACTCTTAGTGGTGAGGGCTGGAAGCACTCAAGAGCCATGCTTCGTCCTCAATTTTCCCGTGATCAAGTATCCCAATTGGAATCTCTTCAAGACCATGTTGGTACTTTGATTGACATCTTCAAGACCAAAAGCCGTGGTGGTAACTTTTTTGATGCCCAAGTGCATTTCCATGAGTTGACTATGGATACTGCTACCGAATTCTTGTTCGGAGAGAGTGTTGATTCACTCCATGATTCTCAGCGTCGTGTTCAAGGTCCTACTCGTCTTGTATCTGCATCTGAGTTTGCTTCTGCTTTCCAATACTGTCTGGCCAAGTTGTCACTTCGTACCCATTGTGGTCCTCTCTACTTCCTCATTGACTCGTTTGAATTCCGTAAGAGAATCTCCATTTGTCACAATTTCGTTGACTACTTTGTCTACAAAGCTTTGGAAAGACCTCAAACTACCGAAAAGGACTCTGAAGGATACGTGTTTATTCATGAGCTGGCCAAGGAGACTCGTGACCCCTTGGTAATCCGTCAACAATGTCTTAATATTCTTCTCGCCGGCCGAGATACTACTGCTTCACTGTTATCATTCTTAACCTACTATTTGGCCCGTGACAAGCGTGTTTGGAACAAGCTGCGGGAGGCTGTCCTGGCTGAATTCGGTGAAACCCCTGATTCCCTCAGTTTCGAGTCGCTCAAGAGATGTACCTATCTCAATCATGTTATTAATGAGATGCTACGTCTGCATGCTATTGTACCTCTTAACTTTAGAACTGCCATCGTCGATACAGTCCTACCCAGAGGTGGTGGCCCAGATCAAAGCAAGCCTATCTTTGTTCCCAAGGGAACAAAGGTGGtttattctatttttgTTACACAACGTATGAAGGCGCTCTGGGGAGAAGATGCCGCTGAATTCAGACCTGAGAGATGGGCTGAAGGTACAACTCACACTTGGGACTACCTTCCATTTAACGGTGGTCCCAGAATCTGTTTGGGTCAACAATTTGCACT